The region TGATGAGAAAGCTACCTACAGAACAAAAAAATAGTACAATTTGGTTATTTGTATAAACGTGCTCTTACAACCCTTGTAATTTATGACAAGTATAAAAGTGCTCCTCCCAGCTTGTCTCAAGGCTCAAAtcatcaaaaaataaaaaaataaaaattatgataaaTTTGGTTCAAGCACCAAAGAGAAATTACTCAATTGATTAAAAACACTCATAAGTCATCTTCACCAGAAATACCTATGCATCATGTAACAGTTTTCTACTTCTATTAAATTTCTTATTGTGCTCACCAATTccaatataaatacatatatatacacatatatacttTATCTTCCCTAAGACAGTACCCATATGCTAAACTAAGGAATAATATTGCAATAGGAATCCAGATGGAGAAAACCACTAATTGGAAACATGAAAGGGGGAAATCACAGCAAGAACAAATTAGAATAACTTAATAAAGATAATCTGGTCATGCAAAAAGATTCCATAGAACTATACGTGTAAATATTAAGGAATGATTTATAATTCAAGCAGATGAGagaatgccaaaaaaaaaaaaaaagaaagatgaTTTTCCATTTTATGTGATAGACTAGACCATGAAATTTACAAGTGCTTTATGCCAATTACAGCATGGTTACCATGGGCATTACAAGTGCTCCATTGTTAGAATGATAAAGTTTGGTAACTGGAAGATCATAACAAAGAGCATAGATAAATTCAACACCTACAAATACTATAACAATGGAGCATCACATTCAATTACGGCATACCATTAGAGCCCTTGCAAGATCATCTCTTTTGACATCAGTGTCCTCTCCTTTTGGCTGGATAACgttaagaagaaaaacatgtgAAAAGAAGTACAAAAACAAAAAGGATAGCACATCATAATCAATGATAGCATTCATCGCATGATCTGAATACTAACCAAAGAAACAAAAGCAAACCAAAAGGGAAAAGCTTGCTTAGAATTTTTTTGGTCCAGGTGAGTACCAGGCTGAAAATCAACAAAAAAGGATTAAGAATTTACTCACCATCTATTTCCAAAGAAAATTATATAAGTTCCTTTTCATACCTCAAATCTACGGAGCCAACACTTTCTCTCTTCTATCTTTTTCTTACTAAATAAACCAAGGGacaaaaataaacaaaaggaGAAAATTGAAAGTCACATTCACATAATTATGTTTTTCTCCTTATAGGTAGATTAGAAAATAAAACTACAGTATTAGCATAAACAGAACAAaagcaaataaataaaagtgCCATCTATTTGAGTTCAAATGGGTGAAATACTTACTCGCCCAAGTCTCCACTGAAAGCCCCAGTCTCCCTTAAATTCAACTCTTCTTCTCGTAACTTTTCCACGTCATTCTGCTCTCGATAGAGTTTGTAGAAATCTTGCAAAAGAGCAATGTCTTGGCTTCTATCTATAACTGCTCCCTCCTTTTTTGCAAGTTTTTgctaaaattttgaaaacaataaaaagtaaatatatggcaaatataatattattgcgAAGTGTATAGAATGCAAAACAAACAGACTAAAAATCTAGAAGTGAAGTTTATCCATTTCAAACTAAGCACACACCTTAATGACAGACATCAATCCATGGCTAACCCCACAACTTTTTATATGTGGGGTTAAGAAACTGCTATGTGCTACTCCAATTATAATCCATTGAAGTAGTAACTAATAAAAAAAGTTTCACCACCCTGTCATGCACCCCCATCACACCACACACACATCCATATGGCTAACCCCACCATGCAATACATACACAATACACAATACatatttaactatttttttcACTATGGTATCTTCAATCATCTTGTTAatcttttagtatatatataaagacGCAATAGTGTATTTCATAACTCAACACTAAATAAATAGCTTCAGAGTCAATCAATTCGTCACTCACTTATTTTTCACATCTTCCTCACCTATTGCTCTTCTTCGATACCTATACAAAACAAGCAAATACAATTATGAAGGGATTTAGCTTGGAACAACAAGGACACTATAGGCTGATAGCAAAAGGTGACTAAAGTTGTTGGAAAATATTCCAAAAAAATCAAGTGCTGAAAACCTGGTCAGAAAAGAACTCAACAGACCCTTCACCAAAAAGAATACACAATAAAAGCTACTTTGTAGGTCCCATTCTACCCATTTTTCCTAGGAAAATCATTGTATATGCATACACACAAAAATCAAACATTGTACGTTGAGACAATTTGATCTTAAACTCAAAGTTCATGATAtgcatatgcatatatatatatatatacatacaattTTTTTATGTACTATGAATACATACCTATATGTTTGATGACTAACTAATTTGGTGAGCACAAAGTTATAAAGAAAGCCTAAACGAAATATTCAGAGAACAAAAAGAAGTTATAAAGGCCCTTATTTGACACTTACCTCATATTCGTACAAACAAAAGGCTTTGTCCTGTGAGAATAAATAACCAACACCTCTTTAGTTTTCTGAGTAAAAATATCTCTTTTTAATTTGAAAATAAGTGAAACTGAAaatggaaaaaaagaaaaaacaaacccAAAGAAAAAATCCTTTCTTTAAAGGACCTTTCGTACCTTGTAGGAAAAATGGAATAAACATATGAGACCATATCTAAAACATAAAGCAAGAGTCAATCCTtcatataaacaaaaataaattttagaTTTCAAACCAAAAATCATATACTCAAAAGGGAGGGGAAAAGACAAACTTAGATTTTAATGGATTTTCAGATTCCACTAGTTGAAGCTCAGACCAACGATGATTAAAGATGAGGCAAAAAACGATTATTAGATACTGAGAGGGTTTGAGAGAAAAAACAAAGAGGTGAGAGAAAAAAGAGGCTTATAATTCACTAAGCCTATTCGCAATTTTTAGTTGCTACAGTAAAAATgaaactatatatatgtatatataaatgagaataatgagttatttttacctaaataactcTCATTTGTTAACACTCATTTTTACATTTACATAGTAGACTAATTAAAGCGCTATATCTACAACTCCATTTTTATTAGTTTGTGGCTTAtcttttaaaaagaaaaagtttATTTCGTTTGACAGAGACTTCACTCAAGGTATGGACacacaaaaatgaaagaaaaaagaagatgTACTAACTCAACACCTATAATTAAAATAGAGCAGAAAGAACAACACAAACTAGATAGCAAATCAAACTAAAGAGAATGCAAATTTCTGCAGAACAAAATACCACAAATATGAAAAGGTGCCACTATATATACAAGACCAATAAACAACAAGAATAGTAAAGATAAAAAAACAACCAGAAATCTTGCCTAGCTTCTACGTTTTAGATATCACATATGGGTCGTATTAAAGCAAAAGTGACTAAAACAGAGAAAAACAATAACTACCTTTATTCTCCTCATGTAAATGCAATAAATATCTCTCATTTGTTAACACTCATTTTTACATTTACATAGTAGACTAATTAAAGTGTTATATCTACAACTCCATTTTTATTAGTTTGTGGCTTAtcttttaaaaagaaaaagtttATTTCTTTTGACAGAGACTTCACTCAAGGTATGGACacacaaaaatgaaagaaaaaagaagatgTACTAACCCAACACCTATAATTAAAATAGAGCAGAAAGAACAACACAAACTAGATAACAAATCAAACTAGAGAGAATGCAAATTTCTGCAGAACAAAATACCACAAAAATGAAAAGGTGCCAGTATATATACAAGACCAATAAACAACAAGAATAGTAAACATAAAAAAACAACCAGAAATCTTGCCTAGCTTTTACGTTTTAGATATCACATATGGGTCATATTAAAGCAAAAGTGACTAAAACAGAGAAAAACAATAATTACCTTTATTCTCCTCATGTAAATGcaatacacaaataaaaaaattatggaaaCTCATCCAATGGCAGCTACAACTATTAGTATTGTTGGCACCTTACATTCAAATCTacctttttcacaaaaaaaagaagaagcaAATAATATCAATGAGTGGTTAGTTAAAGCATAAGAAAAAGATAAAACCTTGATCATACCTAGCTCTTAATATGGCATTCAGATATATATATTTCTTgtctaatatttataaaatcaaCAAACCAAATAGAATAGCCACTACCTTTAGCTCTCATATTAAAACGTGTATAAGCCAAGAACATATATTTAAACTAGAAAGAATAAgtctttttcatttattttagtATAGAAAATCAACACATATACCTGGGTTAGACAAACTTAGATCTGGGTTAGACAAGAAGTAGAGAAAGACTGGAAACTCTCTACGCAGCTTAGCTGGCCAAGATACCTAGCCTTTCTCAAAGGCTTTCCAAAAGACGCAATCTTTTTTTTATTAAGACCTAGATGTAATTGAGGGTGAACGTTAGAGAggagatataaaaaaaaattgggggaGAAAGGAGAACaagtagagagagaaagaaaaagaggcATTTGTTTTAATATTTGGACTTAATTTTTCACTTTTCCAGTTGATATTTTTGAGACTCAATCAACTGTTGAAATCCATCAAACCCATTTCAGAAATTTCCCAGAAACCATCATCCAAATTGaataaaaacccaatttttttctaaaaaaaaaaagtcatctcGTACCTCATTGAAGGATGATTTGGGTGGGCTTGGATTCTCAAGAACAGTGGGCAGAGCACTAACCACTGAGCTAGCTCCATCTGTCAATCTTCTTCGGCTTCCATGGAAACCACTGCACATCATCGTTGTGAGCCACCGCATGCCGCCATGAGTGTAGTCGTGGTCTCCCATGGAAGTGAGAGAAGAAGATAGGGGAGACATGGAGCTTGAGAGGAGATGATCGGAGAGAAATAGAGAGAAAGATGAAGGGGCGGCTGTGAGGAGAGGTACATATAGGAAGAAACAAATGATTTAGGGATTtttacttttttaatattttttaatataaaaagttttaaatagataagagagaaagagggagagaaACGTTACAATTTACTTTTGGCGCCCAAAATTTTGAGTCACCCGCTTTTTACctagcataatacttttttaattcTGTTAGATTTTAGTGTTATCCTATGCCCTTTTTGGTGTAGTGATTACCCCCAGACAAAGAAATCGAGTTTGTGATCGAGCTTGCATCAGAAACAACACCGATCTCTAAAGCGCCCTATCGAATGGCACCGATGAAAttgaaggaacttaagaaccagctacaggagttgttggacaagGGTTTGataagacctagtcattcgccatggggagcaccagtcttatt is a window of Humulus lupulus chromosome 4, drHumLupu1.1, whole genome shotgun sequence DNA encoding:
- the LOC133830575 gene encoding uncharacterized protein LOC133830575 isoform X3 yields the protein MSPLSSSLTSMGDHDYTHGGMRWLTTMMCSGFHGSRRRLTDGASSVVSALPTVLENPSPPKSSFNEIWSHMFIPFFLQGTKGPLKKGFFLWDKAFCLYEYEQKLAKKEGAVIDRSQDIALLQDFYKLYREQNDVEKLREEELNLRETGAFSGDLGDKKKIEERKCWLRRFEPGTHLDQKNSKQAFPFWFAFVSLPKGEDTDVKRDDLARALMLGGGYLFGLPLGFVADWCNNWCYSCIYSW
- the LOC133830575 gene encoding uncharacterized protein LOC133830575 isoform X1; the protein is MSPLSSSLTSMGDHDYTHGGMRWLTTMMCSGFHGSRRRLTDGASSVVSALPTVLENPSPPKSSFNEIWSHMFIPFFLQGTKGPLKKGFFLWDKAFCLYEYEQKLAKKEGAVIDRSQDIALLQDFYKLYREQNDVEKLREEELNLRETGAFSGDLGDKKKIEERKCWLRRFEPGTHLDQKNSKQAFPFWFAFVSLPKGEDTDVKRDDLARALMVAFSSTPLLEPYVIPLLLEKLSSSLPSSKLGGGYLFGLPLGFVADWCNNWCYSCIYSW
- the LOC133830575 gene encoding callose synthase 10-like isoform X8 encodes the protein MRRIKIWSHMFIPFFLQGTKGPLKKGFFLWDKAFCLYEYEQKLAKKEGAVIDRSQDIALLQDFYKLYREQNDVEKLREEELNLRETGAFSGDLGDKKKIEERKCWLRRFEPGTHLDQKNSKQAFPFWFAFVSLPKGEDTDVKRDDLARALMVAFSSTPLLEPYVIPLLLEKLSSSLPSSKLGGGYLFGLPLGFVADWCNNWCYSCIYSW
- the LOC133830575 gene encoding callose synthase 10-like isoform X5 gives rise to the protein MSFHNFFICVLHLHEENKGLTLALCFRYGLICLFHFSYKDKAFCLYEYEQKLAKKEGAVIDRSQDIALLQDFYKLYREQNDVEKLREEELNLRETGAFSGDLGDKKKIEERKCWLRRFEPGTHLDQKNSKQAFPFWFAFVSLPKGEDTDVKRDDLARALMVAFSSTPLLEPYVIPLLLEKLSSSLPSSKLGGGYLFGLPLGFVADWCNNWCYSCIYSW
- the LOC133830575 gene encoding callose synthase 10-like isoform X6, which translates into the protein MELAQWLVLCPLFLRIQAHPNHPSMRYGLICLFHFSYKDKAFCLYEYEQKLAKKEGAVIDRSQDIALLQDFYKLYREQNDVEKLREEELNLRETGAFSGDLGDKKKIEERKCWLRRFEPGTHLDQKNSKQAFPFWFAFVSLPKGEDTDVKRDDLARALMVAFSSTPLLEPYVIPLLLEKLSSSLPSSKLGGGYLFGLPLGFVADWCNNWCYSCIYSW
- the LOC133830575 gene encoding callose synthase 10-like isoform X2, with product MSPLSSSLTSMGDHDYTHGGMRWLTTMMCSGFHGSRRRLTDGASSVVSALPTVLENPSPPKSSFNEDKAFCLYEYEQKLAKKEGAVIDRSQDIALLQDFYKLYREQNDVEKLREEELNLRETGAFSGDLGDKKKIEERKCWLRRFEPGTHLDQKNSKQAFPFWFAFVSLPKGEDTDVKRDDLARALMVAFSSTPLLEPYVIPLLLEKLSSSLPSSKLGGGYLFGLPLGFVADWCNNWCYSCIYSW
- the LOC133830575 gene encoding callose synthase 10-like isoform X10; its protein translation is MRRIKDKAFCLYEYEQKLAKKEGAVIDRSQDIALLQDFYKLYREQNDVEKLREEELNLRETGAFSGDLGDKKKIEERKCWLRRFEPGTHLDQKNSKQAFPFWFAFVSLPKGEDTDVKRDDLARALMVAFSSTPLLEPYVIPLLLEKLSSSLPSSKLGGGYLFGLPLGFVADWCNNWCYSCIYSW
- the LOC133830575 gene encoding callose synthase 10-like isoform X4, whose translation is MSPLSSSLTSMGDHDYTHGGMRWLTTMMCSGFHGSRRRLTDGASSVVSALPTVLENPSPPKSSFNEQKLAKKEGAVIDRSQDIALLQDFYKLYREQNDVEKLREEELNLRETGAFSGDLGDKKKIEERKCWLRRFEPGTHLDQKNSKQAFPFWFAFVSLPKGEDTDVKRDDLARALMVAFSSTPLLEPYVIPLLLEKLSSSLPSSKLGGGYLFGLPLGFVADWCNNWCYSCIYSW
- the LOC133830575 gene encoding callose synthase 10-like isoform X7, which codes for MSFHNFFICVLHLHEENKGTKGPLKKGFFLWDKAFCLYEYEQKLAKKEGAVIDRSQDIALLQDFYKLYREQNDVEKLREEELNLRETGAFSGDLGDKKKIEERKCWLRRFEPGTHLDQKNSKQAFPFWFAFVSLPKGEDTDVKRDDLARALMVAFSSTPLLEPYVIPLLLEKLSSSLPSSKLGGGYLFGLPLGFVADWCNNWCYSCIYSW
- the LOC133830575 gene encoding callose synthase 10-like isoform X9, producing the protein MFIPFFLQGTKGPLKKGFFLWDKAFCLYEYEQKLAKKEGAVIDRSQDIALLQDFYKLYREQNDVEKLREEELNLRETGAFSGDLGDKKKIEERKCWLRRFEPGTHLDQKNSKQAFPFWFAFVSLPKGEDTDVKRDDLARALMVAFSSTPLLEPYVIPLLLEKLSSSLPSSKLGGGYLFGLPLGFVADWCNNWCYSCIYSW